In one window of Calypte anna isolate BGI_N300 chromosome 1, bCalAnn1_v1.p, whole genome shotgun sequence DNA:
- the MTIF3 gene encoding translation initiation factor IF-3, mitochondrial: protein MTTFSVMKILCQATRNENRSAKRFFGTLLTQTPQKRFFSPYWMVVPEPRKSGVFGLTQPFCTAEKSPTEPKKKAAFGSVGRRIPHRILHLINQEGESLGNMHRAEALKLMDQHDLKLVLLQENAEPPVYRLMTGQQIHEEQLKRAEKKKGSPKPGVVQKELSFSSAIAKNDLETKTKQIAHWIEKKYHVKVTIRQAKDSNTDMFMVFDQILETVSEKATYLSKPKVTREGVSTCTLRHMSEKELKAHQKMEKQKAGTVKKDENEDLKTSELHQ, encoded by the exons ATGACCACCTTTTCTGTGATGAAAATTTTGTGCCAAGCAACCAGAAATGAGAATAGATCTGCAAAAAGATTCTTTGGTACTCTCCTGACACAAACACCACAGAAGAGGTTCTTTTCTCCATACTGGATGGTGGTACCAGAGCCTAGAAAGTCAGGAGTGTTTGGACTTACTCAGCCATTTTGCACAGCTGAAAAATCCCCCACGGagccaaaaaagaaagcagcgTTTGGAAGTGTTGGGCGAAGAATCCCCCATCGGATTTTGCATTTAATCAACCAGGAGGGAGAGAGCTTAGGAAATATGCATCGAGCAGAGGCACTCAAACTTATGGATCAACATGATCTGAAACTGGTTCTCCTTCAGGAGAATGCAGAACCTCCTGTGTACAGACTAATGACTGGGCAGCAGATTCATGAAGAACAGCTTAAAcgtgcagagaagaaaaaaggaagtcCCAAACCAG GAGTAGTTCAGAAGGAGTTATCCTTTTCTTCAGCTATTGCCAAGAATGACTTAGAAACCAAGACTAAACAGATAGCACATTGGATTGAGAAGAAATACCACGTTAAAGTTACCATCCGGCAAGCAAAAGATAGCAACACAGACATG ttCATGGTTTTTGATCAGATTTTGGAGACTGTCTCTGAGAAAGCCACTTACCTTTCCAAGCCAAAAGTTACCAGAGAAGGAGTGAGTACCTGTACTTTGAGACACATGTCTGAAAAAGAGTTGAAAGCAcaccagaaaatggaaaaacagaaagctgGTACAgtgaagaaagatgaaaatgaagACCTGAAGACAAGTGAGTTGCATCAGTGA
- the GTF3A gene encoding transcription factor IIIA yields MVGERGAAAAAQGGSQSGGRAASGGGREVPSGSFICSFPDCDAVFSKAWKLDAHLCRHTGERPYVCQYEGCGKSFTRDFHRARHLLTHTGEKPFQCPADGCNQRCGTKSNLKKHIERKHENQKKQYVCDFEGCNKSFRKHQQLKVHQYHHTNEPPFKCSNEGCEKYFSTPSHLKRHEKIHEGYSCKKENCSYTGKTWTELLKHNKESHTEQIVCSECYKTFKRKDYLKQHQKTHATEREVYLCPREGCERTYTTVFNLQNHIHSFHEEKKPFSCDYPGCGRVFAMKQSLTRHAVAHDPDKRKLKAKRSRPKRSLASRLSGYIPPKTQTRKGLVVTESKVMDKPMENKIPTVEILTAVKVN; encoded by the exons ATGGTCGGGGAGCGGGGGGCGGCGGCCGCCGCACAGGGCGGCAGTCAGAGTGGCGGCAGGGCTGCTTCCGGCGGCGGGAGAGAGGTCCCCTCCGGCTCTTTCATCTGCTCCTTCCCCGACTGCGATGCTGTCTTCTCCAAGGCCTGGAAGCTCGACGCGCACCTCTGCCGGCACACGGGCGAG AGGCCGTACGTCTGCCAGTACGAAGGCTGCGGTAAAAGTTTCACCAGAGATTTCCACCGCGCTCGACACCTTCTCACGCACACGGGGGAAAAGCCGTTCCA GTGCCCAGCTGATGGATGCAATCAGAGATGTGGAACAAAGTCAAACTTAAAGAAGCACATTGAGCGTAAACATGAAAATCAGAAGAAGCAGTATGTG TGTGACTTCGAAGGCTGTAACAAGTCTTTCAGGAAACATCAACAACTGAAGGTTCATCAGTATCACCACACCAATGAACCTCCCTTCAA ATGTAGTAATGAAGGATGTGAGAAGTACTTTTCTACTCCTAGTCATCTAAAGAGGCACGAAAAGATCCATGAAG GCTATTcatgcaagaaagaaaactgctcATACACTGGAAAAACTTGGACAGAGCTTCTGAAACACAACAAAGAAAGTCATACAG AGCAAATAGTTTGCAGTGAGTGTTACAAAACTTTTAAACGGAAAGATTACCTCAAGCAGCATCAAAAAACACATGCTACGGAGAGAGAAGTCTACCTCTGTCCAAGAGAAGGATGTGAAAGAACTTACACAACTGTGTTTAACCTTCAGAACCATATACATTCTTTTcatgaggagaaaaaaccaTTCTCTTGTGATTATCCAGGCTGTGGAAGAGTGTTTGCAATGAAG CAGAGCCTAACAAGGCATGCAGTTGCACATGATCCTGACAAGAGAAAGCTGAAA GCAAAACGTTCTCGTCCCAAGAGGAGCTTAGCCTCTCGCCTGAGTGGCTACATTCCTCCTAAAACACAGACAAGAAAGGGTCTGGTGGTGACAGAAAGCAAGGTGATGGATAAGcccatggaaaataaaataccaacTGTTGAGATTCTGACTGCAGTAAAGGTTAATTGA